In one Culex quinquefasciatus strain JHB chromosome 2, VPISU_Cqui_1.0_pri_paternal, whole genome shotgun sequence genomic region, the following are encoded:
- the LOC6047177 gene encoding GDP-mannose 4,6 dehydratase: MILHYDDMTDSSCLVKIISAVRPTEIYNLAAQSHVKVSFDLSGYTAEVDAVGTLRLLDVIRTCGLEKSVKFYQTSSLELHGKVLETPQNEKKLRLTTNRLGAGKTSYPARSQERWRRSSSVS, translated from the coding sequence ATGATTCTACACTACGACGACATGACCGACAGCAGCTGCCTAGTGAAGATCATTTCGGCCGTCCGCCCGACGGAGATCTACAACCTGGCCGCGCAAAGTCACGTCAAGGTTTCGTTCGACCTGAGCGGATACACGGCCGAAGTGGACGCCGTGGGGACGCTCCGGCTGCTGGATGTCATCCGGACGTGCGGGTTGGAGAAGTCGGTCAAGTTTTACCAGACTAGTTCGTTGGAACTGCACGGGAAGGTCCTCGAGACGCCgcagaacgaaaaaaaactccgtttAACCACGAATCGTCTAGGCGCGGGGAAAACTTCGTATCCCGCAAGATCACAAGAACGGTGGCGAAGATCTTCCTCGGTCAGCTGA